Proteins encoded by one window of Campylobacter concisus:
- the sstT gene encoding serine/threonine transporter SstT, with protein MNMFKNIARRYADGNLIVQILVGIILGALVGFYTHYEAAPYNKISAKIQTIQNESGLSVDEVIKTRLSQDEAKQLNEAKEKASSADSIAASASVLGDLFKGALKAIAPILVFVLVATSIILRDFGHTKGMQKIITLYLIGTFLAAVVAVIASFLFPVELSLKGLASADMSAPQGITNVLKDLIYKMVENPINALANGNYIGIITWAVGSGIALRNSTAETKKVFKDISDGVTHIVKFIIRLAPFGIFGMVAISIHETGFEVLAGYLKLILVLVGAMLVVAFIIYPAMVFVLTRKNPYPLVMICLKESAISAFFTRSSAANIPVNMALCKKLGLKEELYSISIPLGATINMGGAAVTISILALTAVNSIPSITVTFGDALLLCFISALGACGASGVAGGSLLLVPLACGLFGISNDIAMQFVTVGFTIGVIQDSVETALNSSSDVLFTAVASETSN; from the coding sequence ATGAATATGTTTAAAAACATTGCAAGAAGATACGCTGACGGAAATTTGATCGTTCAAATTTTAGTTGGTATCATCCTAGGTGCCCTAGTTGGCTTTTACACACACTACGAAGCAGCTCCTTATAACAAGATCTCGGCTAAAATTCAAACTATTCAAAACGAAAGTGGTTTGAGCGTAGATGAAGTTATAAAAACTCGCCTTAGTCAAGATGAAGCCAAGCAGCTAAATGAAGCCAAAGAAAAAGCTAGTTCAGCCGATTCTATCGCAGCTTCAGCTTCAGTTTTAGGCGATTTATTCAAAGGCGCTTTAAAAGCTATCGCACCAATTCTTGTCTTTGTTTTAGTGGCAACATCCATCATTTTAAGAGATTTTGGTCATACAAAAGGTATGCAAAAGATCATTACACTCTATCTAATTGGTACATTTTTAGCAGCCGTTGTTGCAGTTATTGCTAGTTTTTTATTTCCAGTGGAGCTTTCTTTAAAAGGTCTTGCAAGTGCTGATATGTCAGCGCCTCAGGGAATTACTAATGTTTTAAAAGATCTCATTTATAAAATGGTTGAAAACCCGATAAATGCTTTAGCAAATGGTAACTATATAGGTATAATAACTTGGGCGGTTGGTAGTGGTATCGCACTTAGAAACTCCACAGCTGAGACCAAAAAAGTATTTAAAGACATAAGCGATGGTGTGACTCATATCGTTAAATTTATCATTAGACTAGCTCCATTTGGCATCTTTGGTATGGTAGCTATTAGCATTCATGAAACTGGATTTGAAGTACTTGCAGGATATCTAAAACTGATTTTAGTTCTTGTTGGAGCAATGCTTGTTGTCGCATTTATCATCTATCCAGCCATGGTTTTTGTATTAACTAGAAAAAATCCTTATCCACTTGTCATGATCTGCCTAAAAGAGAGCGCTATTTCAGCATTTTTTACAAGAAGCTCGGCCGCAAATATCCCTGTAAATATGGCACTTTGCAAAAAGCTTGGTCTAAAAGAGGAGCTTTACTCGATCTCTATCCCACTTGGTGCTACTATAAACATGGGCGGAGCGGCAGTTACCATTAGTATTCTAGCGCTTACTGCGGTAAATTCTATCCCATCTATCACAGTTACATTTGGCGATGCGCTACTTCTTTGTTTCATCTCAGCTCTTGGTGCATGCGGCGCATCTGGCGTGGCTGGTGGCTCTTTGCTTCTAGTGCCATTAGCGTGCGGTCTTTTTGGTATCAGTAATGACATCGCAATGCAGTTTGTAACAGTTGGTTTTACAATTGGTGTTATCCAAGACTCAGTTGAAACTGCGCTAAATAGCTCATCAGACGTGCTTTTTACAGCCGTAGCTTCAGAGACTTCAAACTAA
- the metK gene encoding methionine adenosyltransferase, whose translation MYLFTSEVVSPGHPDKCADIIADSIVDTILIQDPNGRVASEVFVAGKNIVIGGEINSKVKLSYKDYEKIVKDALAHIGYDGKSNFTKEQCLHPDDIEVKVYLNQQSPDINQGVDQSSGEIGAGDQGIMFGFASCEAKEFMPAAITYARMLCEKVYKFAKANPDKLGVDIKTQVTIDYGSKDNFENCKPQSIHTIVVSAPCVESMKIEELRALIQNLIDETGLPKELYNKEKTITYINPTGRYVNHSSLHDSGLTGRKLIVDSFGGYSPIGGGAQSSKDYTKVDRSGLYAARWIAKNIVAAGLAKKCIVQISYAIGVAKPTSVSVDTMGTHANGINDDMLSNFVSEHFALTPRWITNKFGLDKPSKDTFLYAKVAAKGQVGNAKYPWEKLDAVDTFKALLKK comes from the coding sequence ATGTATCTATTTACCTCTGAAGTTGTAAGTCCAGGTCATCCAGATAAATGTGCTGATATCATCGCTGATAGCATAGTGGATACTATTTTAATACAAGATCCAAATGGTCGTGTCGCAAGTGAAGTCTTTGTGGCTGGAAAAAATATAGTAATAGGTGGAGAGATAAACTCAAAGGTAAAGCTCTCATATAAAGACTACGAAAAGATTGTAAAAGACGCTCTTGCGCATATCGGGTATGATGGAAAGAGTAATTTTACAAAAGAGCAGTGCTTGCATCCAGATGATATCGAGGTCAAAGTTTATTTAAATCAACAAAGCCCAGATATAAATCAAGGCGTTGATCAAAGTAGTGGTGAGATCGGAGCAGGTGATCAAGGCATTATGTTTGGTTTTGCAAGCTGCGAAGCGAAAGAATTTATGCCAGCAGCTATAACTTACGCAAGAATGCTTTGTGAAAAAGTATATAAATTTGCCAAAGCAAACCCTGATAAACTTGGTGTTGATATAAAAACGCAAGTTACTATTGATTACGGCAGCAAAGATAACTTTGAAAACTGCAAACCTCAAAGTATCCACACTATCGTTGTCTCTGCCCCTTGCGTGGAGAGCATGAAGATAGAAGAGCTTCGCGCACTAATTCAAAATTTAATAGACGAAACCGGACTTCCAAAAGAGCTATATAATAAAGAAAAAACGATCACCTATATAAACCCAACAGGCAGATATGTAAATCACAGCTCACTTCACGATAGCGGCCTAACAGGTAGAAAACTAATCGTTGATAGCTTTGGTGGATATAGTCCAATAGGCGGCGGTGCTCAGTCAAGTAAGGACTACACAAAGGTTGATCGCAGCGGACTTTACGCAGCGCGCTGGATAGCTAAAAACATAGTCGCAGCTGGCCTTGCAAAAAAATGTATCGTCCAGATAAGCTACGCGATCGGTGTTGCAAAGCCAACTTCAGTTAGTGTTGATACCATGGGAACTCATGCAAATGGCATAAATGACGATATGCTTTCAAATTTTGTAAGCGAGCATTTCGCTCTAACGCCTCGCTGGATAACAAATAAATTTGGTCTTGATAAGCCAAGTAAAGATACGTTTTTATATGCAAAAGTAGCTGCAAAAGGTCAAGTAGGAAATGCAAAATACCCTTGGGAAAAGCTTGATGCGGTTGATACTTTCAAAGCTTTACTGAAAAAATAA
- a CDS encoding M3 family oligoendopeptidase — protein MQIWDLKALFANEKECEQSALNLQKECEKFKDKYLENYENLKTDEFLKAFGEYENLIAKISKVMTYAFLNFAKDTSKGAFYAKIDEIATKANENLIFFEIKFNEFSPKKQKEIIKSSKKYGYYLSNLAKAKPHQLSVAEERVLLRTASTGAEGFSRLFDESMSKMRFKFKGELLNEEETLAKLHDNDQSVRKLAAKSLSNELSKHQHLLGYIYNMIKTDLKTSCELRNFKLPEEPRHLENQITKKSVDSLIAVTEKNFDLVAKFYERKKEILGLKKLYDYDRYAPLSSEGEYKFDECKKIVLKAFGTFSPKFGEIAKSAFSDGWIDVYPAPNKRGGAFSHSGSSDTHPYVLLNHTNQRRDLFTLAHELGHAVHQKLSYNVSYLNSDTPLTTAETASVFCEMLVFDHIKDGLSKKEKISLLAGKIEDIFATLYRQINFTTFERAVHAHEGEISLDELNKIWLRESKKMFGKSVTLNDYYKIWWSYIPHFIHTPFYCYAYSYAQLLVLALFGLYKSGKCKNFVEIYTEFLSLGGSLSPKELVAKFGFDIDDKNFWQIGINEVKKLVDEFLEISKD, from the coding sequence ATGCAAATTTGGGATCTAAAAGCACTTTTTGCAAACGAAAAAGAGTGCGAGCAAAGCGCACTAAATTTACAAAAAGAGTGCGAGAAATTTAAAGATAAATACCTAGAAAATTATGAAAATTTAAAAACAGACGAGTTTTTAAAGGCATTTGGCGAATATGAAAATTTGATAGCTAAAATTTCAAAAGTAATGACTTACGCTTTTTTAAATTTTGCCAAAGATACAAGCAAGGGTGCATTTTATGCAAAGATCGATGAGATAGCGACAAAAGCAAATGAAAATTTGATATTTTTTGAGATCAAATTTAATGAGTTTAGCCCTAAAAAACAAAAAGAGATCATCAAAAGCTCTAAAAAATATGGCTACTATCTAAGCAATCTCGCTAAAGCAAAACCGCACCAACTAAGCGTTGCCGAAGAAAGAGTTTTGCTTCGCACCGCAAGCACTGGAGCTGAGGGCTTTTCAAGGCTTTTTGATGAGAGCATGAGCAAAATGAGGTTTAAATTTAAAGGTGAGCTTTTAAATGAAGAGGAAACTTTAGCCAAGCTTCATGACAACGATCAAAGTGTGCGAAAACTAGCCGCTAAAAGCCTTTCAAACGAGCTTAGCAAACACCAGCACCTTCTTGGCTACATATATAATATGATAAAAACTGATCTAAAAACTAGCTGCGAGCTTAGAAATTTCAAGCTACCAGAAGAGCCAAGACACCTTGAAAATCAAATCACCAAAAAAAGCGTTGATTCGCTCATTGCCGTAACAGAGAAAAATTTTGACCTAGTTGCTAAATTTTACGAGCGAAAAAAAGAAATTTTAGGCCTTAAAAAGCTTTATGACTACGATAGATACGCGCCTCTTAGCAGCGAGGGGGAGTATAAATTTGATGAGTGCAAAAAGATAGTTTTAAAGGCGTTTGGGACATTTTCACCTAAATTTGGCGAGATTGCCAAAAGTGCCTTTAGTGACGGCTGGATTGACGTTTATCCAGCACCAAACAAGCGAGGTGGCGCGTTTTCTCACTCAGGATCAAGCGACACTCACCCTTATGTTTTGCTAAATCACACCAACCAACGAAGAGACCTTTTTACGCTAGCTCACGAGCTTGGCCATGCCGTGCATCAAAAACTATCATATAATGTAAGCTACCTAAACTCAGACACTCCGCTAACCACGGCTGAGACGGCTTCGGTCTTTTGCGAGATGCTAGTTTTTGATCACATTAAAGACGGCCTTAGCAAAAAAGAGAAAATTTCACTGCTTGCTGGCAAGATTGAGGATATATTTGCCACGCTTTACCGCCAGATAAATTTCACCACCTTTGAAAGAGCCGTGCACGCACATGAGGGCGAGATCAGCCTAGATGAGCTAAATAAAATTTGGCTAAGAGAGAGCAAAAAGATGTTTGGCAAAAGCGTCACACTAAATGACTACTACAAAATTTGGTGGAGCTACATCCCACATTTCATCCACACGCCATTTTACTGCTACGCCTACTCTTATGCGCAGCTTCTTGTGCTTGCACTTTTTGGACTTTACAAAAGTGGCAAATGCAAAAATTTTGTTGAAATTTACACCGAGTTTTTGAGCCTTGGCGGTAGCCTTAGTCCAAAGGAGCTTGTAGCTAAATTTGGCTTTGATATCGATGATAAAAATTTCTGGCAGATCGGTATAAACGAGGTTAAAAAGCTAGTAGATGAGTTTTTAGAAATTTCAAAGGATTAA
- the truB gene encoding tRNA pseudouridine(55) synthase TruB translates to MNAIFVANKPAGMSSNHFLGRLKRKYGVKKAGFSGTLDPFASGCLIVAFGSYTKFFRFLDKSPKVYEATIWLGASSPSMDNENITEISNVKEINLEKLEAIRGELTGRISYIPPKFSAKHVNGTRAYKLARNGEEFELKTETMEIFDSQILNYSHPFLAIRLSVSEGSYIRSYAEIFGKRLGYNVTLSSLKRISEGKFCYENEKFLNICDFLNIQKNTYFGDINDILDGKKLKINDFETQKQGIYLLNYDKFMSVIQITDDTINYTLNKVEKC, encoded by the coding sequence ATGAACGCCATCTTCGTGGCAAACAAGCCAGCTGGCATGAGCTCAAACCACTTTTTAGGGCGACTAAAGAGAAAATACGGCGTTAAAAAGGCTGGGTTTTCAGGCACACTTGATCCATTTGCAAGCGGTTGTTTAATAGTCGCTTTTGGCTCGTATACGAAATTTTTTAGATTTTTAGACAAAAGTCCAAAAGTCTATGAAGCGACAATCTGGCTAGGGGCAAGTAGTCCTAGCATGGATAATGAAAATATCACTGAAATTTCAAATGTAAAAGAGATAAATTTAGAAAAACTTGAAGCCATAAGAGGCGAACTGACTGGCAGAATAAGCTACATCCCACCAAAATTTAGTGCCAAGCATGTAAATGGTACAAGAGCCTACAAGCTAGCTAGAAACGGCGAAGAATTTGAGCTAAAGACAGAAACGATGGAAATTTTTGATAGCCAAATTTTAAACTACTCGCACCCATTTTTAGCTATCCGTCTAAGCGTAAGTGAAGGAAGTTATATCCGTTCGTATGCAGAAATTTTTGGGAAAAGACTTGGTTATAATGTAACTTTAAGCTCATTAAAAAGGATAAGTGAAGGCAAATTTTGCTACGAAAATGAAAAATTTTTGAATATTTGTGATTTTTTAAATATTCAGAAAAATACATACTTTGGGGACATAAATGATATTCTTGATGGTAAGAAATTAAAAATTAACGATTTTGAAACACAAAAGCAAGGAATTTATTTGCTAAATTATGATAAATTTATGAGCGTAATCCAAATCACGGATGATACTATAAATTACACTCTAAATAAGGTTGAAAAATGTTAA
- a CDS encoding apolipoprotein N-acyltransferase, which yields MLKNQRFAWISLFVRFLNGHFSTKIIIKAFVGAFLLSNFIFLSLFENLLLNFISPFLTLTGIYIIINLNRAGFFVAGFFTGILWFYWISFSFIYYELIWLIPFVILFVALVYGLLFWIASFPSFVALRAVLLFLISYVHPFGFNWFNLEATLVLGAFEPSIRGLIFIFLAAISLSLKGKILKFILAFICIIAALQFKSSEAKTLPFDVELINTDIAQRVRWDKSLRMKFTNENLDLINNAIAEQKRLIVLPESAFPLFMTNEPLLVDELKELSKQITIVAGALAYENKQIYNSTFLFQDGNLRRMDKKFLVPFGEEIPLPKFMQDAVNKLFFGGASDFKKAENFSDYEVDGVKIRNAICYEATKEELYNGEFDVVVAITNNGWFVPSSEPGLQRLLIKYLATKYNKTVYHSVNGSKSEIIKPKKVFWDEF from the coding sequence ATGTTAAAAAATCAGCGTTTTGCATGGATTTCCTTATTTGTAAGATTTTTAAATGGACATTTTAGCACTAAAATTATAATAAAAGCCTTTGTCGGTGCTTTTTTGCTTTCTAACTTTATTTTTTTAAGCCTCTTCGAGAATTTGCTCTTAAATTTCATCTCACCGTTTCTAACTTTGACTGGAATTTACATCATTATAAATTTAAACAGAGCTGGTTTTTTCGTGGCTGGATTTTTCACAGGAATTTTATGGTTTTATTGGATCAGCTTTAGCTTCATCTACTATGAACTAATCTGGCTTATCCCATTTGTCATACTTTTTGTAGCCCTTGTTTATGGGCTTTTATTTTGGATAGCCTCTTTCCCAAGCTTTGTGGCACTAAGAGCTGTTTTGCTATTTTTAATAAGCTACGTGCATCCATTTGGCTTTAACTGGTTTAATCTTGAAGCGACACTTGTTTTAGGAGCTTTTGAGCCAAGCATTAGGGGGCTTATATTTATATTTTTAGCAGCCATTTCTTTGAGTTTAAAAGGTAAAATTTTAAAATTTATCCTAGCTTTTATCTGCATAATCGCCGCTTTGCAGTTTAAAAGTAGCGAGGCAAAGACTCTACCATTTGACGTAGAGCTAATAAACACCGATATTGCTCAAAGAGTGCGCTGGGATAAAAGCTTGCGCATGAAATTTACAAATGAAAATTTAGACTTAATAAATAACGCCATAGCCGAGCAAAAACGCCTTATTGTCCTTCCGGAGAGCGCATTTCCGTTATTTATGACAAATGAGCCGCTACTTGTTGATGAACTAAAAGAGCTTTCAAAACAGATAACCATCGTAGCTGGCGCACTTGCTTATGAAAATAAGCAAATTTATAACTCTACATTTTTGTTTCAAGATGGTAATCTAAGGCGAATGGATAAGAAATTTTTAGTGCCATTTGGTGAAGAAATTCCTTTGCCAAAATTTATGCAAGATGCAGTAAATAAGCTATTTTTTGGTGGAGCTAGTGACTTTAAAAAGGCTGAAAATTTTAGCGACTACGAGGTAGATGGAGTAAAAATTAGAAACGCTATCTGCTATGAGGCAACAAAAGAGGAGCTTTATAATGGCGAATTTGACGTGGTTGTAGCTATCACAAACAATGGTTGGTTTGTGCCAAGTAGCGAACCTGGGCTTCAAAGGCTACTAATAAAGTACCTTGCCACAAAATACAATAAAACGGTCTATCACAGCGTAAATGGCTCAAAAAGTGAGATCATAAAACCTAAAAAAGTATTTTGGGATGAGTTTTAA
- the yajC gene encoding preprotein translocase subunit YajC — translation MQNADFLTSLLPLVVLFAIFYFLVIRPQQKQQKAHAAMLAALDKGDKIITNGGLICEVIKAENDFIKVKLNDDVIVRIAREFVAKKIEDK, via the coding sequence ATGCAAAACGCTGATTTTTTAACATCATTACTACCTCTTGTTGTGCTTTTCGCCATATTTTACTTTTTGGTTATTAGACCTCAACAAAAACAACAAAAAGCCCATGCAGCAATGCTCGCAGCTCTTGATAAAGGTGATAAGATAATAACTAATGGCGGACTTATCTGCGAAGTGATTAAAGCCGAAAATGATTTTATCAAAGTTAAACTTAACGATGATGTAATCGTTCGTATAGCACGCGAGTTTGTAGCTAAAAAGATCGAAGATAAATAA
- a CDS encoding 4-(cytidine 5'-diphospho)-2-C-methyl-D-erythritol kinase produces MKSFAKINIFLKIVGTRGSYHEILSRFILCEQLFDEIYFKKSDSFAIECNNSDIKDNIIQKAIDELKRASFSNELDEFFSSHKIIINKNIPIGAGLGGGSSNAATFLLMVNDELNLNIKRENLMQIASKIGADVAFFVSGYKAANVSGIGEIIEEFDDEVPNLNIFTPNIFCSTPMVYQEFRSNFLQYIDVNAAKKMQNLKSKELLEIYKNGELNDLFAPCFKLYPQMNEFKDKFLSGSGSSVFSVK; encoded by the coding sequence ATGAAAAGCTTTGCAAAGATAAATATATTTTTAAAGATAGTTGGCACTAGAGGCAGCTACCACGAAATTTTATCGCGCTTTATCCTCTGCGAGCAGCTTTTTGATGAAATTTATTTTAAGAAATCAGATTCGTTTGCTATAGAATGCAACAACAGCGATATAAAAGACAATATCATTCAAAAAGCAATAGATGAGCTAAAAAGAGCCAGCTTTTCAAACGAGCTTGACGAGTTTTTTAGCTCTCATAAAATCATCATCAACAAAAATATCCCAATAGGTGCGGGCCTTGGTGGAGGCAGTTCAAACGCTGCCACCTTTTTACTTATGGTAAATGACGAGCTAAATTTAAATATAAAACGCGAAAATTTGATGCAAATAGCATCTAAAATCGGCGCAGATGTGGCCTTTTTTGTAAGTGGCTACAAAGCAGCAAATGTAAGCGGCATAGGCGAGATCATAGAAGAATTTGACGATGAAGTGCCAAATTTAAATATCTTCACGCCAAATATTTTTTGCTCCACACCGATGGTTTATCAAGAATTTAGAAGCAATTTCTTACAATACATAGACGTTAATGCTGCAAAAAAAATGCAAAATTTAAAGAGTAAAGAGCTACTTGAAATTTATAAAAACGGGGAGTTAAACGATCTTTTTGCCCCATGCTTTAAGCTCTATCCACAGATGAACGAGTTTAAAGATAAATTTCTAAGTGGCAGCGGTAGTAGCGTATTTAGCGTAAAATAA
- a CDS encoding ATP-dependent helicase — protein sequence MENLLSNLNESQREAATHIDGPMLILAGAGSGKTKTITTRLAYLIGEVGIDAANTLTLTFTNKAANEMRSRAMTMLSQSGKNYSPLLCTFHKFGLLFLKLYIEKLGRKNNFVIIDTDDKKRIIKSFESPVATAILSSEISNYKNSLLSVEEVYKNANFSSFDKSKDNFYKQAAQIYEKYEDYLKTNNLVDFDDLLGLTYKILDENEDLAREISNRYKYIMVDEYQDTNDLQYKLLKKLCLCHENICVVGDDDQSIYGWRGAKIDNILNFKDQFKDVKIIRLEKNYRSSEAILKAANELIDHNRNRLGKKLVGTKGEGEAVNLIESFDESVEAGKIAKCIKELLSKGVQAKDIAILYRINALSRSLEDGLNKEQIAYKMVGGVKFYERAEIKDIISYLRLINNPNDDFSIRRIINRPKRGLGKVSLDKLEKMVFEGKISIFEAISNISDNDEAFSKKVKSALLEFANNLKELQESSSVFDLIDKFEAKFGVKKYYESLPDGAERAANIDEFYAVLKDQIKQNPSFDLEEFLNEITLTSEQDGISDEAISIMSVHASKGLEFEHLFVIGLEEGFFPLIGDGSDIEEERRLAYVAITRAKKTLSLSFANSRFYKGQRTRLNKSRFLSESGITHGSLVIEQSNEFKKGDLVKHKIFGIGRVSAVSKIKKEFKLTINFGGNVREIMSSFVEKAV from the coding sequence ATGGAAAATTTACTATCAAATTTAAACGAATCTCAGCGCGAAGCAGCTACTCATATAGATGGTCCGATGCTCATACTTGCAGGAGCTGGCAGCGGCAAGACAAAGACCATCACAACTAGGCTTGCCTACCTCATCGGCGAGGTCGGTATAGACGCGGCAAATACACTAACTCTTACTTTTACAAACAAAGCCGCCAACGAGATGCGTAGTAGAGCCATGACGATGCTAAGCCAAAGTGGCAAAAACTACTCGCCACTGCTTTGCACATTTCATAAATTCGGACTTTTATTTTTAAAGCTATATATTGAAAAGCTTGGCAGAAAAAATAACTTCGTCATAATCGACACAGACGATAAAAAACGTATCATCAAAAGCTTTGAAAGTCCAGTCGCCACGGCGATTTTATCAAGTGAAATTTCAAACTATAAAAACTCACTTTTAAGCGTCGAAGAGGTCTATAAAAACGCAAATTTCTCGTCTTTCGATAAAAGCAAGGATAACTTTTACAAACAAGCAGCACAAATTTATGAAAAATATGAAGATTATCTCAAAACAAATAATCTTGTTGATTTTGACGATCTGCTAGGGCTTACTTATAAAATTTTAGACGAAAACGAAGATCTTGCTAGAGAGATTTCAAACCGATACAAATATATAATGGTCGATGAGTATCAAGATACAAACGACCTTCAGTATAAACTGCTAAAAAAGCTCTGTCTATGCCACGAAAACATCTGCGTGGTGGGCGATGATGATCAAAGCATCTACGGCTGGCGCGGTGCAAAGATCGATAATATCTTAAATTTTAAAGATCAGTTTAAAGATGTAAAGATTATCAGACTTGAGAAAAACTACCGCTCGAGCGAGGCGATACTAAAGGCTGCAAACGAACTAATAGATCATAACCGCAACCGCCTTGGCAAGAAGCTTGTGGGCACAAAAGGCGAAGGCGAGGCCGTAAATTTGATAGAGAGCTTTGATGAGAGCGTCGAGGCTGGTAAGATCGCAAAATGCATAAAAGAGCTTTTAAGCAAAGGTGTGCAGGCAAAAGATATTGCGATCTTATACCGCATAAACGCGCTCTCTCGCTCGCTTGAAGATGGGCTAAACAAAGAGCAAATCGCCTATAAAATGGTCGGCGGAGTTAAATTTTATGAAAGAGCCGAGATCAAAGATATCATAAGCTATCTAAGGCTGATAAACAATCCAAATGATGATTTTTCAATAAGACGTATCATCAACCGACCAAAACGCGGCCTTGGTAAAGTAAGCCTTGATAAGCTTGAAAAGATGGTATTTGAGGGTAAAATTTCCATTTTTGAAGCAATCTCAAACATCTCTGATAACGACGAAGCCTTTAGCAAAAAGGTAAAATCAGCCCTTCTTGAGTTTGCAAACAACCTAAAAGAGCTTCAAGAAAGCAGCTCAGTTTTTGACCTGATAGATAAATTTGAAGCTAAATTTGGCGTGAAAAAATACTACGAGAGCCTGCCAGATGGCGCTGAAAGAGCGGCAAATATCGATGAGTTTTACGCTGTTTTAAAAGATCAGATCAAGCAAAATCCAAGCTTTGATCTGGAGGAATTTCTAAACGAGATCACGCTAACAAGCGAGCAAGACGGCATTAGCGATGAGGCTATAAGTATTATGAGCGTGCATGCGAGCAAGGGACTTGAGTTTGAGCACCTTTTTGTGATCGGCCTTGAAGAGGGATTTTTCCCGCTCATTGGTGACGGCAGCGATATCGAAGAAGAACGCAGGCTTGCATACGTGGCGATCACAAGAGCCAAAAAAACACTTAGCCTAAGCTTTGCAAATTCACGCTTTTACAAGGGTCAGCGCACAAGGCTAAATAAGAGTAGATTTTTAAGCGAGAGCGGTATCACGCATGGCTCGCTAGTCATCGAACAGAGTAATGAATTTAAAAAAGGCGACCTTGTTAAACATAAAATTTTTGGTATCGGTAGAGTGAGCGCGGTTAGCAAGATCAAAAAAGAGTTTAAGCTGACCATAAATTTTGGTGGCAATGTAAGAGAAATCATGTCAAGCTTTGTGGAAAAGGCCGTATGA
- the csrA gene encoding carbon storage regulator CsrA has translation MLILARKENEEILIGNDIKVVIVNISKNTVKLGIEAPRNTMILRSELANDIKNENIHATKTASEADIHELAKKIEK, from the coding sequence ATGTTAATCCTAGCAAGAAAAGAAAATGAAGAAATTTTAATAGGAAATGACATAAAAGTTGTCATAGTAAATATTTCAAAAAATACTGTTAAACTCGGTATCGAAGCACCACGAAATACAATGATACTAAGAAGTGAACTAGCAAATGATATCAAAAACGAAAATATCCATGCCACAAAAACTGCAAGTGAAGCCGATATCCACGAGCTAGCTAAAAAAATCGAGAAATGA